TGACGATGAGCTCCCCCACCTCCCCCAGGGGGACCTCCTGGCCCTCCTCGTCCACCACCTTGGCGTCCACGCTGGGCAGGGGCATCCCGATGGAGCCCTTCCTAACCTCCCCCTGGACCGGGTTGGAGTGGGTCACGGGGCTGGCCTCGGAGAGGCCGTAGCCCTCGATGAGCCGGGCCCCGGTGATCTCCTCAAAGCGCTTGGCTACCTCCACCGGAAGGGGAGCGGCCCCGGAGAGGCAGATGCGGATGCTCTTTACGTTGCGTTTCTCGATTCCTGGGAAGTGGTTGAAGGCCACGTAGAGGGTGGGCACCCCGGGGAAGTGGGTCACCCGGTGCTTTTCTATGGCCTCCACGATGGCGTGGATCTCCGGCCTGGGCAGGAGGACGATCTTGTATCCGGAGTAGACGCCGTAGTTCATGGCCACGGTCATGCCGTAGACGTGGAAGAAGGGCAGGGCTCCCAGCATGACCCCTCTGCCCTGAAGCTCCTTGGAGGTGGAATCCCAGGCATCGATCTGCAGGACGTTGGCCACCAGGTTCCGGTGGGTGAGCATGGCCCCCTTGGAGATGCCCGTGGTGCCCCCCGTGTACTGCAAAAGGGCCAGGTCCTCGGGATCAGCGGGATGGGGGGTGGCGGGGGGATGTTTGAGGAGGTCCAGGAAGGCATAAAACCCCTCCCGTTTGGGAAAGCCCAGGGGGAGTCCGTCCCGCCTCGCCTTTAAGGGGTAGAGGAGGTTTTTGGGGAAGGGGAGGAAGTCCTTGATGCCCGTGACCACGGTGCGCCTCACCGGGGTTTCCCCCTCCACCTCCAGGAATCGGGGCAGGAGGTGGTCCAGGATCACCAGGGTTTCCGCCCCCGAGTCCTGGAGCTGATGCCTTAGCTCCCTGGGGGTGTACAGGGGGTTCACGTTGACCCCCACGCCCCCCGCCAAGAGGGTGCCGTAGAAGGCGATGACGAACTGGGGGGTGTTGGGGAGCATGAGGGCCACCCGGTCCCCGGGCTTCACCCCCAGGGCCTTAAGCCCCTCGGCGAAGCGTCGGGATTTCTCCCATAGCTCCGCATAGGTAAGGGTTTTGCCCAGGAAATCCAGGGCCACATGCTGGGGGTAACGGCTTGCGCTATCCTCCAGGAAGCGCCCCAAGGGGATGGGGGGGACCTCCACCTCCTGGGGAACCCCAGGATCGTAGTGGGCAAGCCAGGGTTTGGAGCCTACGTGGTCCATGCTGACCTCCTTCGGGCCCAGGTTACCAAAAACTTTATACCGCGTTCAAGACCATGGGCCGGTGTAGCATGAATGGGGAGGTTTCCTATGCGCTTCCGCGACCGCAGGCACGCTGGGGCTCTTTTGGTGGAAGCCCTGAGGCCCTTGGGTCTAGAACGCCCCGTGGTTTTGGGCATCCCTCGAGGCGGGGTGGTGGTGGCGGATGAGGTGGCGAGGGGCCTGGGGGGGGAGCTGGATGTGGTCCTGGTGCGCAAGGTGGGGGCTCCGGGAAACCCGGAGTTTGCCCTGGGGGCGGTGGGGGAAAAGGGGGGCATGGTCTTAAAACCCTATGCCCTCCAGTACGCGGACCAAAGCTACCTGGAGCGGGAAGCGGCCCGGCAAAAGGACGTGATCCGCAAGCGGGCTGAGCGCTACCGCAAGGTGCGGCCCAAGGTGCCCCTTTCGGGCCGGGATGTGGTGTTGGTGGACGATGGCATCGCCACCGGTTCCACCATGGAGGCGGCCTTGGCCGTGGTGCTTTCGGAAAAGCCAAGGCGGGCGGTGGTGGCGGTGCCCGTGGCCAGCCCCGATGCGGTGGAGAGGCTGAAGGAGCAAGCCGAGGTGGTGGCGCTCTCCGCTCCCCGGGATTTCGCCGCCGTGGGGGCCTACTTCATGGACTTCGGCGAGGTCACCGATGAGGAAGTGGAGGGCCTTTTGCTACAATGGTCCCCATGAAGCCCGTGGTCAAGCATGGGGCTAGCGTGGAGGCCCGTCCCGTGGAGCGGGGGGAGAAGGCCTTTATCCAGGTGCTGATCGGCCCTGAGGATGGAGCTCCCCACTTCATCACCCGCAAGTTCACCATCCTTCCGGGAGGGAGGATCCCCAGGCACAAGCATCCCAGCATCGAGCACGAGCAGTACGTGCTCTCCGGGCGCATGAAGGTCCAACTGGGCGACGAGGTGAGGGAGGTGGTGGCCGGTCAGGCGGTCTACATCCCCCCGGACACCCCCCATGCCTATGTGAACGAGGGGGATGAACCCGTGGAGTTCCTCTGCGTGATCCCCAAGACCAACGCCTACGCCACCGAGTGGCTGGAGGAGTAGGGCGCCTGGGTTCCCCGCTGGGGTGGTTGGGCCCCAGCGGGGTTTCCTAGGCGCGAACCTCCTGCCGCTGGAAGGCCACGTAGGCCAGGGTAAAGAGGAGGATCACGGAGGCCATGAGCCCGGTGAGCTGAGGCCAGATCAGGAGGAGGCTTTGGGAGAGGGGAAGGGGGGTCCCCAGCACGGCTCCCTCCAGCTGGGTGATGAGGATGGGGCCTAAGGAGCGCACCGCCGGGTTGAGGACGGCGGTGAGGGTTTCCGCGTAGAGGGTGTTGGGGGAGAGGCGGGAGATCCAAAGGGCCAGGCTCGCCTGCCTGAGCTGGCTTTCCGGGTCAAAGGGATCGGCCTGGAGAAGGAGGGCGTTTGCCGCCAGGTCGGTGAGGATGGGGAAGAAGACGGCGAAGAAGAGCCAGACCCCGATGGCCGCCAAGGCGGCGGTGGCCGGCTGGCGAAAGAGGACGGAGAAGAGGAGCCCCAAGGCCAACCAAAAGCCCGCATAGGCCAAGGTGGCCAAGAGGAAGAGGAAGGCCCGGGCCATCTCCTCACCTCCGGGGGGCACCCCCAGGGTGAAGAGGCCCAGGCCCACCACCAGGAGAAAAAGGGCGGTGAGGAGTACGGCCAGGGTGCCGAGCCCCGCCAGGAACTTGCCGAAGAGGAGGGCGTCCCGGTAGATGGGCTGGGAGAGGATGCGGGAAAGCGTGCCCCTGGCGTACTCCCCATTCACCGCATCGAAGGCTAAGGCGATGGCCGCCAGGGGCACGAAGAAGGAGAGGAAGCCCACGAAGGAGGGCAGGGGGTCCTGGGCGGTGGTGAGGAGCTTCAGGTAGAGGTAGGGGTCCTCCCCCACGGTCTGGCGCAGGGTTTGGGTGCCGGTGTACACGGCGGCCAGGGCAGAAAGGAGGATCAATCCCTCCAGAATGCGCATCCGCAGGCCCGTGAGGTGGTCGGCCATCTCCTTGAAGAAAACCGCCCAGAGCCCGGTCCAGGGGGAGCCTTCACGCCGCATGGACCACCTCCTTGAAGTAGTGGGCGTAGACCTCGTCCAGGCTGGGGCGGCGGAGGGAGAGGCTTAGAAGCTGGCCTTGTTCCACGGCTACCCGTGCCAGCTCCGGCCGGAGGTCCCGGCTGGAGAGGACCCGGTACCGGCCCCCTTCCGCCGTCACCCGGGCCACGCCTTCCAGGCGGCGGAAGGCCTCCTCGAGGCCCGGGCTGGCCTCCACCAGGATCTCGTACCCACCCCCCAAGACCCTCTGCGCCAGCTCCTCCACGGTGCCCAAGAGGGCGAGATGCCCCTTATGGAAAAGCCCCACCCGGTCGCAGACCTCCTGCACCTGGTGCAGGAGGTGGCTGGAGAGGAGGATGGTGATCCCTTCCGCCTTCAGGCCCTTGATGAGCTCCAGAAACTCCCGGGCGGCCTCGGGGTCCAGGCCCAGGGTGGGTTCGTCCAGGATGGCCACCTTGGGCCTTTTTAGGAGCACCTCCGCAAGCCCAAGCCGCTGCCGCATTCCCCGGCTGAAGGCGGAAACCCGCCGCTCCCGCACCTCCCATAGGCCCATGCGCCTGAGCACCTCCTCGATGCGGGCCTTGGCCTCGGCCTCGGGAAGGCCCAAAAGCCGGGTGGTGTAGCGCAGGTTCTCCCAGGCGGTGAGCTCCCCATAAAACCCCACCTGGTCGGGGAGGTAGCCCACCCGGCTTTTCACCTTCAGGGGTTCCCGCATGGGATCCAGGCCCAGAACCCGGGCCTCGCCCCGGGTGGGCTCGGTGAGGCCCAGGAGCATGAGGATGGTGGTGGTCTTCCCCGAGCCGTTGGGCCCGAGAAGGCCGAAGACCTCCCCTTCCTTAACCTCCAGGTTCAGGTTCTCCACGGCCACCACCCGGCCGTAGCGCTTGGTGAGGCCATGGGTTTCGATGACCGCCATGCTACCTCCGGCCGAAGCGGTTCACGGCGAAGCCCAGGACCAGGAGGGCGATGGCCATGATGCCCACCCCCACCAGGCCCCAGAGGCTGGAGCGCACCACGGTGGCCCGGTAATCCAGGCTCTCGGAAAGGCCATCGGACCCGGAGAGGCTAAGGGTTACCATGTAGTCCCCCGTCACCGCCTTGGGGGAGGGCTTGATGCGGGCGGTCACCTCCTGCTCCTGGCCGGGGTCCAGGGCGTCCAGCTTATCCGGCTCAAACTTCACCTCCCATCCCGAGGGCTCCATGGCGCTAAAGGACAGGTTTTTAGCCGGGGCGCTCCCCTCGTTTTTCACCAGGAGCTTCACCGCGTTTTCCCGCCCCGCCACCACCTGTCCGGAAAGCCGTCCCTCCTTGGTGGTGAAGCGCACCTCGGGCCGGCCCGTGACCTCGAGGGTAAGCCCCAGCTCCGCCTTGGCCTCCCCGGCCACGGCCCTCAGGGTGAGGCCGTAGGTGTCCGCCTTGGTGTCCTTGGGCAGGGAAACCTCCGCGTCCAGGTCCCTGCTCTCCCCAGCCTTGATGGGCAGGCTGGTCACCTGTTGGCTGGAGAAGGCGGGGGTAAAGGTCACCTGCCAGCCCTTGGGGGCCTCGTACTCCAGGGAAACCAGAAGGTCGCGGTCGGACTCGTTTTTCAGGGTCACCCGGTAGCGGAAGGAGCTGGTGGGGGGACCCTTGAGGATGGGGAGCTCCGCCTCGAGGCTAAGCCTTTGGGGTAGGCCCTCTCCCACCACCAAGCCGATGGGAAGGCTAGCGGTGTGGCCAAGCCCCTCGGCCCGCACAAGGAAGCGGTAGGTGCCGGGCTTTACCTCCTTGGGGGGTTGGAGGCGGAGGGTGAGGGTGGTTTCCCCGTCGGGGGCCAGGTAGACCGCCCGCACCAGGCGGCCCCCGCCAATGAGGCTTGCCTGCCACCCTTGCGGGGCCTCGGCCACCTGGACCCGCACCACCCCGGGGGGAAGGCCGTGGTTTTTGAGGGTGAGGGTTAGGTTCACGCTCTCCCCGGGTTGCACCCCGATCTCCGGGTAGGGGGTGCCCAGGGAAAGACCGCGAAAGCCCTGGGCTATGGCCACGCTGAAACCTAGAAGAACCAGGGTGAGGGTGAGCAGCTTGCGCACCATAGCTAAGCCTCCTCCTATAAGCTAGAGAGGAAGGATGAGCCCAAAATGAAAACCCCGGGGCAAGCCCGGGAAAGGGGGGCGCTTTTCCTAGCCCACCCGGGCCTCGAGGTACTCCCGCTCCCCCAGGACGATCTTCCGGGCCAGCTCGGGGTCCTTGGGGAACTCCTTGCCCCGGTTGATCATGTAGGTCTCGTAGCGGCCGATCTCAAAGACCGCGGTGAGCTTCCTGAGCACCTGGGCCATGTCAAAGGCCTTGCAGGAGAAGATGTCGATGGAGAGGAAGCGCTTTTTGGGGAAGGTGTGGATGGCGATGTGGCTTTCGGCGATGATCACCACCCCGGTCACCCCGTCCTCCCCCTGGGGCCCGTAGCTGTAGACGAAGGGGGGAAGCACCTTGGTCATCTCCATCTCCTCGGGGAGCTCGTCCAGGACGCGGCGCACCAGCTCGGCGTCCCGGAGCTTCTCGGGGTTAGCGTCGTAGCCGTCCAGCATCAGATGTGGTCCGAATCCAAAGAGTTCCATCCTGGCCACCTCCTTCCCGTGCCCCCCGGGGTATCCCCCCGCGGCACGCCCCCCATTATGCCCCCCCCTCCCCCCCCTGTCAATACCTCGTTCCCGGGCGGGAAAACCCCTTCGTCCCCCCCAGGGGGGTTGGCCCCCGGCACGTCTGGTGGGGGAAAGGGCAAAAGGCCCTTGCCCTAGCCAAGAAGATAGGGGGCGGGGGTATACGGCGGGTAAGATAAGCCCTGCCCCACACTCTCCTTAAGGAAAGTGGTATGATGTCGGCCGGTAAGGAGGTGCCATGTACAGGGGAAGAGAAGGGCAGTGGGCGTTTTACCTGCACCGGATCTCGGGCCTGGGCATCCTGGTCTTCCTCATGCTTCACGTGGCCAACATCGCTAGCGCCATGTGGGGCCCGGAGGTGTCCAACGCCCTCATGGGGTTCTACCACCAGCCGGTTTTCCAGGTAGGGCTTCTCCTTCTCGTGGCTGGGGTGCTGTACCACGGGTTTAACGGGCTCAGGATCATCCTCATGGACTTTACCGCCTGGGGGGTGCGCTACCAGCGCCAGCTCTGGTACGGGGTCTGGGTTCTTTTCGTGATCTTCTACCTCCCCTTCTTGGTGAAGATCGGGGGCGGGATTCTTGGGGGTGGCCATGGCGATTAAGTCCAAGCGCTATGAGGAAGCCCGCCTCGAGGCCAGCACCAACCTGGAGCTTTACTGGTGGGTCTTCATGCGCATCTCCGGGGTGGTGTTGGTTTTCCTGCTCATCGGCCACATGTGGATGAACGCCGTGATGACCGACCTCAACAGCATTAACTACGACTACGTGGCCAAGAGACTTTCCCAGACCACCTGGAAGATCTACGACCTCTTGATCCTGGCCTTGGGCCTCCTGCACGGGGCCAACGGGCTTAGGTATGTGCTGGACGACTGGATTCGCAACCCGGCCAGGCGCTTCTGGACCAAGGTGGTGCTCTACAGCCTCATCGCCTTTCTTTTCTTCCTGGGAAGCCTTTCCCTTTTCAATCACGATTTCGGGGTGAACTAGTATGGCGCACAGACACGAGGTCATCGTGGTGGGCGCAGGGGGGGCAGGCCTGGCTACGGCCCTCTATGCGGCCAGGGAAGGTGCGGACGTGGCGGTGGTCACCAAGCTCTACCCCACCCGGAGCCACACGGGGGCGGCCCAGGGAGGGATAGGGGCGGCCCTGGGCAACGTGGAGGAGGACCACTGGGAATGGCACATGTTCGACACGGTGAAGGGAGGGGACTACCTCACCGACCAAGACGCCGCCGAGGTCTTTGCCAAGGAGGTGATCGAGGCCGTTTTGGAGCTGGAGCACATGGGCCTTCCCTTTGACCGGCTACCCAATGGCAAGATCGCCCAGCGCCGTTTCGGCGGCCACACCAAGGACTGGGGCAAGGCCCCGGTGCAC
This sequence is a window from Thermus neutrinimicus. Protein-coding genes within it:
- a CDS encoding ABC transporter ATP-binding protein gives rise to the protein MAVIETHGLTKRYGRVVAVENLNLEVKEGEVFGLLGPNGSGKTTTILMLLGLTEPTRGEARVLGLDPMREPLKVKSRVGYLPDQVGFYGELTAWENLRYTTRLLGLPEAEAKARIEEVLRRMGLWEVRERRVSAFSRGMRQRLGLAEVLLKRPKVAILDEPTLGLDPEAAREFLELIKGLKAEGITILLSSHLLHQVQEVCDRVGLFHKGHLALLGTVEELAQRVLGGGYEILVEASPGLEEAFRRLEGVARVTAEGGRYRVLSSRDLRPELARVAVEQGQLLSLSLRRPSLDEVYAHYFKEVVHAA
- a CDS encoding ABC transporter permease; amino-acid sequence: MRREGSPWTGLWAVFFKEMADHLTGLRMRILEGLILLSALAAVYTGTQTLRQTVGEDPYLYLKLLTTAQDPLPSFVGFLSFFVPLAAIALAFDAVNGEYARGTLSRILSQPIYRDALLFGKFLAGLGTLAVLLTALFLLVVGLGLFTLGVPPGGEEMARAFLFLLATLAYAGFWLALGLLFSVLFRQPATAALAAIGVWLFFAVFFPILTDLAANALLLQADPFDPESQLRQASLALWISRLSPNTLYAETLTAVLNPAVRSLGPILITQLEGAVLGTPLPLSQSLLLIWPQLTGLMASVILLFTLAYVAFQRQEVRA
- a CDS encoding phosphoribosyltransferase yields the protein MRFRDRRHAGALLVEALRPLGLERPVVLGIPRGGVVVADEVARGLGGELDVVLVRKVGAPGNPEFALGAVGEKGGMVLKPYALQYADQSYLEREAARQKDVIRKRAERYRKVRPKVPLSGRDVVLVDDGIATGSTMEAALAVVLSEKPRRAVVAVPVASPDAVERLKEQAEVVALSAPRDFAAVGAYFMDFGEVTDEEVEGLLLQWSP
- the speD gene encoding adenosylmethionine decarboxylase; amino-acid sequence: MELFGFGPHLMLDGYDANPEKLRDAELVRRVLDELPEEMEMTKVLPPFVYSYGPQGEDGVTGVVIIAESHIAIHTFPKKRFLSIDIFSCKAFDMAQVLRKLTAVFEIGRYETYMINRGKEFPKDPELARKIVLGEREYLEARVG
- the sdhC gene encoding succinate dehydrogenase, cytochrome b556 subunit; amino-acid sequence: MYRGREGQWAFYLHRISGLGILVFLMLHVANIASAMWGPEVSNALMGFYHQPVFQVGLLLLVAGVLYHGFNGLRIILMDFTAWGVRYQRQLWYGVWVLFVIFYLPFLVKIGGGILGGGHGD
- a CDS encoding succinate dehydrogenase hydrophobic membrane anchor subunit; the protein is MAIKSKRYEEARLEASTNLELYWWVFMRISGVVLVFLLIGHMWMNAVMTDLNSINYDYVAKRLSQTTWKIYDLLILALGLLHGANGLRYVLDDWIRNPARRFWTKVVLYSLIAFLFFLGSLSLFNHDFGVN
- a CDS encoding AMP-binding protein, whose amino-acid sequence is MDHVGSKPWLAHYDPGVPQEVEVPPIPLGRFLEDSASRYPQHVALDFLGKTLTYAELWEKSRRFAEGLKALGVKPGDRVALMLPNTPQFVIAFYGTLLAGGVGVNVNPLYTPRELRHQLQDSGAETLVILDHLLPRFLEVEGETPVRRTVVTGIKDFLPFPKNLLYPLKARRDGLPLGFPKREGFYAFLDLLKHPPATPHPADPEDLALLQYTGGTTGISKGAMLTHRNLVANVLQIDAWDSTSKELQGRGVMLGALPFFHVYGMTVAMNYGVYSGYKIVLLPRPEIHAIVEAIEKHRVTHFPGVPTLYVAFNHFPGIEKRNVKSIRICLSGAAPLPVEVAKRFEEITGARLIEGYGLSEASPVTHSNPVQGEVRKGSIGMPLPSVDAKVVDEEGQEVPLGEVGELIV
- a CDS encoding cupin domain-containing protein; protein product: MKPVVKHGASVEARPVERGEKAFIQVLIGPEDGAPHFITRKFTILPGGRIPRHKHPSIEHEQYVLSGRMKVQLGDEVREVVAGQAVYIPPDTPHAYVNEGDEPVEFLCVIPKTNAYATEWLEE
- a CDS encoding NEW3 domain-containing protein; its protein translation is MVRKLLTLTLVLLGFSVAIAQGFRGLSLGTPYPEIGVQPGESVNLTLTLKNHGLPPGVVRVQVAEAPQGWQASLIGGGRLVRAVYLAPDGETTLTLRLQPPKEVKPGTYRFLVRAEGLGHTASLPIGLVVGEGLPQRLSLEAELPILKGPPTSSFRYRVTLKNESDRDLLVSLEYEAPKGWQVTFTPAFSSQQVTSLPIKAGESRDLDAEVSLPKDTKADTYGLTLRAVAGEAKAELGLTLEVTGRPEVRFTTKEGRLSGQVVAGRENAVKLLVKNEGSAPAKNLSFSAMEPSGWEVKFEPDKLDALDPGQEQEVTARIKPSPKAVTGDYMVTLSLSGSDGLSESLDYRATVVRSSLWGLVGVGIMAIALLVLGFAVNRFGRR